One Halobacterium wangiae genomic window, GAGAGCGCCGACTGCCGGACGACGATCTCGCCCGCGTCGTCGCGCCACTCGACGTCCGCGCCCATGCGGTCGAGCACGTCGACGATAGCGGTGTCGCCCTGCGCGCTCGGGTGGGCACCCTCGACGACCACCTCGTCGTCGGCAGCGAGCGCGCCCGCCGCGAGCAGGTAGGAGACCGAGGAGAAGTCGCCGGGGACGTCGTACTCGCTGCTGGCGGGGTCGTAGGACTGCCCGCCAGCGACACTGTAGCCGTCCGCAGTCTCCTCGGCTTCGACCCCGAAGTCCGCCAGCACGTCGAGGGTGATGTCGACGTACGGCGCGGACTTCAGCTCCGTCGTCAACGCGACGTCGATGCCGCGCTCCGTGGCGGCGCCGGCCATGAGCAGCGACGTGACGAACTGCGAGGAGACGTCGCCCGGCATCTCGACGTGGCCGCCCTCGATCGGGCCGTCGACGACGAGCGGCGCCTGGCCGTTCCCGCGCGTAGAGCACGCACGACCGCCGAGCGCCTCGATAGCGTCGAGGAGCGGTCCCTGGGGCCGCGAGCGCAGCGACTCGTCGCCGGTGAGGACGGTGGTGCCGTCGACGAGCGCCGCTGTCCCGGTGACGAGGCGCATCGTCGTCCCGGAGTTCGCGCAGTCGACGACGTCCGCGGGGACGGAGGGGGTCCCGTCGAAGCCGGTCACGTTCCAGTCGTCGCCCTCGCGTGCCTCGCTGCCGCCGAACGCCTCGACCGCCGCGGCGGTCGCACGAGTGTCCGCGCTGTCCAGGGGATTCCGGACGAGTGCGCCGTCGGCGTACCCAGCGGCGAGCAGCGCGCGGTGCGTGTAGCTCTTCGAGGGCGGAGCGCGCGCGGCGCCGCTCACCCGCGAGTTCCCGACAGTGGCTTGCATGG contains:
- the aroA gene encoding 3-phosphoshikimate 1-carboxyvinyltransferase — encoded protein: MQATVGNSRVSGAARAPPSKSYTHRALLAAGYADGALVRNPLDSADTRATAAAVEAFGGSEAREGDDWNVTGFDGTPSVPADVVDCANSGTTMRLVTGTAALVDGTTVLTGDESLRSRPQGPLLDAIEALGGRACSTRGNGQAPLVVDGPIEGGHVEMPGDVSSQFVTSLLMAGAATERGIDVALTTELKSAPYVDITLDVLADFGVEAEETADGYSVAGGQSYDPASSEYDVPGDFSSVSYLLAAGALAADDEVVVEGAHPSAQGDTAIVDVLDRMGADVEWRDDAGEIVVRQSALSGVTVDVADTPDLLPTLAVLGAAADGTMHITDAEHVRYKETDRVSAMAEELAELGVKTEERPDELLVHGGESELVGARVDGRGDHRLVMALAVAGLVADGETTIEGAEHVDVSFPDFFDVLEDLGADVAR